The sequence CCACCCAGCGCGAATCGACCTGCGGCATCGGCAGCACCGGTAGCTGGACGAACTGGGCCGTTTCGAGCGCTGCGTCGAGCAGCGCCAGCGCGGCCGGATCGACCATGTCCTCGGCATCGTGCAGCAATACCATACGCGTCTGCCGCCCCGTGCGCAGTTCGTCCTGCTGCAGGGCCTGGTACAGCCGGTTGAGGCAATCCGCCTTGGTCGATGGACCTTCCCGGTCGTGCACCACGATCCGCACGCGCGGATCTCCTGCCGCGCCGCGCGCCGCGGCGGCCAGCGTGGCCGGATCGTTGCGATAGACGCCGACGTAGATGCGCAGGTCTTTCTGCGGCCAGACCCCCAAGGCATGGGCCAGGGTATCGGCGATCACGCTCGCCTCGCTCCAGGTCGGGATCAGCACGGCAGCCCTGCCTGTCAGGCGCCGCGCGCGAATGTCGGAAGTGTCCAGTACGACGGTGCGCGCGCGACCCGTCAGGCGCAGCCAGAACCAGGCGAGGTCCATGCCCAGCTCGTCCAGCGCGCCCAGCAGGAAGAAGAACCCGGCAAAGAGCAGCAGTTCGTGCTCAATCAGCGCCAGCCATTCCAGAACTGTCCAGGCCCCCTCACCCATACCCGCGACCCCCGTGTTTTTAAGGACTTACACGTATGGTTACCCGTTACGATGCAAAAGGCAATGTCGGCCCGGCCTTTCGTTACGGCCATAATGCGGGCTTGCATAAATGCCGCAATTGCGAAATGGGCTTGCGACATGGCCCAACCAAGTTTTCTACGCTCTGCCGTCCGTAACTTCAGCGCGCTGTTCAAGGCCGATGCCTTCGAAGGGATTCTGCTGATTGCCGTCGCCATCACGGCGATGGTCATCGCCAATTCCGGTGTCGCCGGCGCCTATTTCGAGCTGTTCAACGGCTACCTCTGGTCGAAGGACGTCTTCTACCTCAACACCGTCCACCTGTGGATCAACGACGGGTTGATGGTGATCTTCTTCTTCGTCGTCGGCCTCGAGGTTAAGCGCGAGCTGATCAATGGCAACCTGTCCGATCCGCAGCAGCGCAACCTGCCCGTCATCGCCGCCATCGCCGGCATGGCCGTGCCGATCATCGTCTTCCTCGGCGTCAGCGGCGGAGCGGCGGAATACCGTTCCGGCATGGCCATCCCGGCCGCGACGGACATCGCCTTCGCCATGGGCGTGGTCGGCCTGCTGGGCAGCCGCGTCCCCGCTTCGCTGCGCCTGTTCCTGCTGACCGTGGCCATCGTCGACGATATCGGCGCGGTCGCGATCATCGCGATCTTCTATTCCGACCCCAAGGTTACCTGGCTGCTGATCTCGCTGGCCGTGCTGATCGGGATGTTCGCGATGAACCGCTTCAAGGTCAGCAGCATGTGGCCCTTCGTCATCGGCACGGTGGTGCTGTGGTACTGCGTGCTCAACTCGGGCGTCCACGCCACCATCGCCGGCGTGCTGGCAGCCTTCACCATCCCGATGCGCACCAAGGACGGCAATTCCATGCTGGAAAATGCCGAACACGCGCTGGTGCCGTGGAGCGCCTACCTGGTGGTGCCGATCTTCGGCTTCGCCAATGCCGGCGTCAGCCTCGAAGGGCTGGGCTTCGATGCCCTGCTCGACCCGCTGCCGCTGGCGATCGCCGCCGGCCTGGTGCTGGGCAAGCAGGTGGGCATCTTCAGCGCCGTATGGGCCGCGGTGAAGCTCGGCATCGTCAGCAAGCCGCCTGGCTGCACCTGGGCCGAGGTATGGGGCGTATCCATCCTCTGCGGCATCGGCTTCACCATGAGCCTGTTCATCGGCGAACTGGCCTTCCCGGGTTCGGGCGAAATGGCGCGCCTGCTGCGTGACGAGGCCAAGATCGGCATCCTCACCGGCTCGCTGATCTCGGCCGTGCTGGGCTATGCCGTGCTGCGCATGACCACGACCCACCCGGAAGAGGTGGACGATCCGCGCGATCCGGTGGTCTGAAGGATTTGCGCCGGGCCTGCGGGCCCGGCACTTCAGCGAACAGCAGGCTTAGCCAGCCTTGGCGACGGGCGCGTCTGCGCCCAGGTCTTCGTACCAGGCTTCGACCGGGCCGTTCAGCTTGATCGTCAGCGGGCGACCCTTGCGGTCCACCGTCTTGCCGGCCTGTACGCGCACCCAGCCCTCGGAGATGCAATACTCCTCGATATCGTTGCGCTGCTTGCCCTTGAAGCGGATGGCCACGCCGCGCTGCAGCTTGTCGGCATCGAAGAACTCGCTGCGCGGATCGATGGCAAGGTGGTCGGGCGGAAGGTCGGTGCTGTTTTCGTCGCTCATGGCATTCGCCCCTAGCCGGGCTGGCGCAAAAATCAATCGCCCAGCAAAATGCCGCGCACCAGACCGTTGCCACAGGCGTAAACAGGCCCTATGGGCACCGCTTCGTTTCGCAGGCCTTGCGCCTGCACGGTTCGTCGGGCCGCGGGCGTGGCGGAATTGGTAGACGCGCTGGTTTTAGGTACCAGTATCGCAAGATGTGGGGGTTCGAGTCCCTTCGCCCGCACCAGTTCCGCTGGCCGCAATTCCGGCCCCGACGCACCGGATTTGAGAGTTTGAGCAAAGGCTAGTCATGCAGATTGTCGAAACCACCAACGAAGGCCTCAAGCGCGCCTACACCCTGACCATTCCCGCCAAGGATATCGATGCCAAGATCGAAGCCGAGGTGAAGAAGGTCGCCCCGCAGGTCCGGATGCCCGGCTTCCGTCCCGGCAAGGTCCCCGCCAACCTGGTGCGCAAGATGCACGGCGAAGCGCTGCACGCCGACGTGCTCAACACCACGGTGCGCGAATCGGTCGACAACCTGATCAAGGACAAGTCCCTGCGCCCGGCGCTGCAGCCGAAGGTGGAAATGGCCGACGGCTACGAGCAGGGCAAGGATGCCGAGCTGACCGTCGAAGTCGAAGTGCTGCCGGAAATCGAAACCCCGTCGATCGACGGCCTGAAGCTGGAAAAGCTGACCGTGCCGGTGAGCGACGAGCAGCTTGACGAAGCACTGGGCCGCCTGGCCGAGGGC is a genomic window of Aurantiacibacter sp. MUD11 containing:
- the nhaA gene encoding Na+/H+ antiporter NhaA — protein: MAQPSFLRSAVRNFSALFKADAFEGILLIAVAITAMVIANSGVAGAYFELFNGYLWSKDVFYLNTVHLWINDGLMVIFFFVVGLEVKRELINGNLSDPQQRNLPVIAAIAGMAVPIIVFLGVSGGAAEYRSGMAIPAATDIAFAMGVVGLLGSRVPASLRLFLLTVAIVDDIGAVAIIAIFYSDPKVTWLLISLAVLIGMFAMNRFKVSSMWPFVIGTVVLWYCVLNSGVHATIAGVLAAFTIPMRTKDGNSMLENAEHALVPWSAYLVVPIFGFANAGVSLEGLGFDALLDPLPLAIAAGLVLGKQVGIFSAVWAAVKLGIVSKPPGCTWAEVWGVSILCGIGFTMSLFIGELAFPGSGEMARLLRDEAKIGILTGSLISAVLGYAVLRMTTTHPEEVDDPRDPVV
- a CDS encoding DUF3297 family protein, translating into MSDENSTDLPPDHLAIDPRSEFFDADKLQRGVAIRFKGKQRNDIEEYCISEGWVRVQAGKTVDRKGRPLTIKLNGPVEAWYEDLGADAPVAKAG